In Microbacterium esteraromaticum, the following proteins share a genomic window:
- a CDS encoding ATP-binding cassette domain-containing protein produces the protein MITISDVRRQYSDEVAIGPVDLVIPEGGIAALIGPNGAGKSTLLTMVGRLMGMDAGTIEIAGLDVASTKSADLAKVVSILRQENHFVTRLTVRQLVGFGRFPHSKGRLTRADEEMISRSIDFLDLGMLEHRYLDELSGGQRQRAYVAMVLAQDTDVVLLDEPLNNLDMKHAVTMMAQLRRAADELGRTIVIVLHDINFAGHYADRICAMKDGQVVEFGAPAEIMTDEVLTRVFETPVQVIDGPHGPLAVYY, from the coding sequence GTGATCACCATCTCTGATGTGCGCCGCCAGTACTCGGACGAGGTCGCGATCGGACCCGTCGACCTCGTGATCCCCGAGGGGGGCATCGCCGCCCTCATCGGGCCGAACGGCGCCGGCAAGTCGACGCTGCTCACGATGGTCGGCCGGCTGATGGGCATGGATGCCGGAACCATCGAGATCGCGGGACTCGACGTCGCATCGACGAAGTCGGCCGACCTCGCCAAGGTCGTCTCGATCCTGCGGCAGGAGAACCACTTCGTCACCCGCCTCACCGTGCGCCAGCTCGTCGGATTCGGTCGCTTCCCGCATTCGAAGGGGCGGCTGACCAGGGCGGATGAGGAGATGATCAGCCGCTCGATCGACTTCCTCGATCTCGGGATGCTCGAGCACCGCTACCTCGACGAGCTCTCGGGCGGTCAGCGTCAGCGGGCGTACGTCGCGATGGTGCTCGCTCAGGACACCGACGTCGTGCTGCTCGACGAGCCCCTGAACAACCTCGACATGAAGCATGCGGTGACCATGATGGCCCAGCTGCGCCGTGCTGCCGACGAGCTCGGCCGCACGATCGTCATCGTGCTGCACGACATCAACTTCGCCGGGCACTACGCCGACCGCATCTGCGCCATGAAGGACGGCCAGGTCGTCGAGTTCGGAGCGCCGGCCGAGATCATGACGGACGAGGTGCTGACCCGCGTGTTCGAGACCCCCGTGCAGGTGATCGACGGGCCTCACGGCCCGCTCGCCGTGTACTACTGA
- a CDS encoding DNA-3-methyladenine glycosylase family protein → MTLMTDAPATARESVYRPRHPLDLGRTVGMLRRGGTDPTMVIEGHRIWMAFRTDAGVATLCLRQGSEGVRASAWGPGAAEALDAVPRLCGSDDDDAGFDVSMHPRLEEVARRHPGIRMARTDRVFDALACAIIEQKVTGMQAFGAWRYLVSRFGERAPGPVPRPMFASPSHEVWQRIPSWQWHRAAVEPPQSRTIVSAARRGASIERAALAAADGRDRDRVLTSLHGVGVWTSAETRIRSLGDPDAVSVGDYHLAHEVGFALTGHRTDDDGMLELLAPWAGHRQRIIRLIWASGSREPRRGARLAPEDHRNR, encoded by the coding sequence ATGACCCTGATGACGGATGCTCCTGCGACTGCGCGCGAGTCCGTCTACCGCCCGCGGCATCCGCTGGACCTCGGCCGGACGGTCGGCATGCTGCGCCGAGGCGGCACGGATCCGACGATGGTCATAGAGGGCCACCGCATCTGGATGGCGTTCCGGACGGACGCCGGTGTCGCGACGCTGTGCCTCCGGCAGGGCTCCGAGGGCGTGCGCGCCTCGGCGTGGGGGCCCGGCGCCGCCGAGGCGCTCGACGCCGTGCCGCGTCTGTGCGGCTCCGACGATGACGACGCCGGATTCGACGTCTCGATGCATCCTCGGCTCGAGGAGGTCGCGCGCAGGCATCCCGGCATCCGGATGGCGCGCACCGATCGCGTCTTCGATGCCCTCGCGTGCGCCATCATCGAGCAGAAGGTGACCGGCATGCAGGCGTTCGGCGCCTGGCGGTATCTCGTCAGCCGGTTCGGCGAACGCGCACCGGGTCCTGTGCCGCGGCCCATGTTCGCCTCCCCCTCGCATGAGGTCTGGCAGCGCATTCCCTCGTGGCAGTGGCACCGCGCGGCGGTCGAGCCGCCGCAGTCGCGCACCATCGTCTCGGCCGCGCGTCGCGGCGCGAGCATCGAACGCGCGGCCCTCGCCGCCGCCGACGGCCGTGATCGCGACCGCGTGCTGACCAGCCTGCACGGAGTAGGCGTGTGGACATCCGCCGAGACGCGCATCCGCTCCCTCGGCGACCCCGATGCCGTGAGCGTCGGCGACTACCATCTGGCCCACGAGGTCGGGTTCGCCCTGACGGGTCACCGCACCGATGACGACGGGATGCTCGAGCTGCTCGCGCCCTGGGCAGGGCACCGTCAGCGCATCATCCGCCTGATCTGGGCATCCGGGTCCCGCGAGCCGCGTCGCGGTGCGCGCCTCGCCCCCGAAGACCACCGCAACCGCTGA
- a CDS encoding winged helix-turn-helix domain-containing protein — MSNTALLERPVTAPVRVISPADAAADLPSVRSPRGFALYVGIDEIKAASAGVSLPVLVDALRRTLAELAPGAETHATVALAPQSAGGRDLDVVRLALHEPGAIARANAAVEEEKDEESGVVVDISRKRVLLDGESASFTYKEFELLQYLVLREGRTIERSELVSALWQASSDEEAPGERTIDVHVRRLRAKLGRHEDIVRTVRGVGYRFDRHADVSIRYGHGTPSPDRF; from the coding sequence ATGTCGAACACCGCCCTCCTCGAGCGTCCTGTCACCGCCCCCGTTCGCGTCATCTCCCCCGCCGACGCCGCCGCAGACCTCCCCTCGGTCCGCTCCCCGCGCGGTTTCGCCCTCTACGTCGGCATCGACGAGATCAAGGCCGCCTCAGCCGGTGTCAGCCTCCCGGTGCTCGTCGACGCCCTGCGTCGCACGCTGGCGGAACTTGCCCCCGGCGCCGAGACGCACGCCACCGTCGCCCTCGCGCCGCAGTCGGCAGGCGGCCGCGACCTCGACGTCGTGCGGCTCGCCCTGCACGAGCCCGGCGCCATCGCCCGCGCCAACGCCGCGGTCGAGGAGGAGAAGGACGAGGAGTCGGGCGTCGTCGTCGACATCTCCCGCAAGCGCGTGCTGCTCGACGGCGAGTCGGCCTCGTTCACCTACAAGGAGTTCGAGCTGCTGCAGTACCTGGTGCTGCGCGAGGGTCGCACGATCGAGCGCAGCGAGCTGGTCTCGGCCCTGTGGCAGGCATCGTCTGACGAAGAGGCCCCCGGCGAGCGCACCATCGACGTGCACGTGCGTCGCCTGCGCGCCAAGCTCGGCCGCCACGAAGACATCGTGCGCACGGTGCGCGGCGTCGGCTACCGCTTCGACCGTCACGCCGACGTCTCGATCCGCTACGGACACGGCACCCCCTCGCCCGACCGCTTCTGA
- a CDS encoding N-acetyltransferase — MSSTADASDFVFQDEKDASRYTLTRGGELLSVLDYRDDGSAVAMTRAYTIPIHRGRGYAALVTEHAVSDVEARGDRRIVPVCWYVADWFDAHSDKRHLLRRGADS; from the coding sequence GTGAGTTCAACCGCCGATGCCTCCGATTTCGTGTTCCAGGATGAGAAGGATGCCTCGCGCTACACCCTCACGCGCGGGGGAGAGCTGCTCAGCGTGCTCGACTACCGCGACGACGGCAGTGCCGTAGCGATGACCAGGGCGTACACGATCCCCATCCATCGAGGCCGGGGATACGCGGCGCTCGTCACCGAGCATGCCGTCTCCGACGTCGAAGCGCGCGGTGACCGCCGGATCGTCCCGGTGTGCTGGTATGTCGCCGACTGGTTCGACGCGCATTCCGACAAGCGCCACCTGCTGCGTCGCGGTGCCGATTCCTGA
- a CDS encoding exonuclease SbcCD subunit D codes for MRILHTSDWHIGRTFHGHSTLAALADVLDALVAQVRENAVDVVIVAGDVFDSATPAASAYTLLDDALLALHETGATVVMTSGNHDSAARLGFHSRLLRDGIHVLTDPLAIATPITLHDEHGPVHFFGIPYLEPAIVRHHWADAESALRSQAQVMTHAMGLVREGVAAHGGRSVAVAHCFAAGVDVTAGLEREVRQGGLDMVPLASFDGPDYVALGHIHGRQQLSERVRYSGAPLHYSFGEQHKQRGSWLVDLDAGGLAGVEWLELPVPRALVTLTGTLDEILADENAAHADAWVCAIYTDAVPQHEPMRRLRERFPFCALVQHQPAGADAADERSYAQRLRTAVSDVDRIEAFLEHVRGGHGATDREAQLIREVLDDRVRAEALV; via the coding sequence ATGCGCATCCTGCACACCTCCGACTGGCATATCGGCCGCACCTTCCACGGGCACTCCACGCTCGCGGCGCTGGCCGACGTGCTCGACGCGCTGGTCGCGCAGGTCCGCGAGAACGCGGTCGACGTGGTGATCGTCGCGGGCGACGTGTTCGACTCCGCCACCCCAGCGGCCTCCGCATACACGCTGCTCGACGATGCGCTGCTGGCGCTGCACGAGACCGGCGCCACGGTCGTCATGACCAGCGGCAACCACGACTCCGCCGCGCGGCTCGGCTTCCACTCGCGGCTGCTGCGCGACGGCATCCACGTGCTGACCGACCCGCTCGCGATCGCCACGCCGATCACCTTGCACGACGAGCACGGGCCGGTGCACTTCTTCGGCATCCCCTACCTCGAGCCGGCCATCGTCCGCCATCACTGGGCAGATGCCGAGTCCGCGCTGCGCTCGCAGGCGCAGGTGATGACTCATGCGATGGGTCTCGTGCGCGAGGGCGTAGCGGCGCACGGGGGGCGCTCGGTCGCGGTCGCGCACTGCTTCGCGGCCGGCGTCGACGTGACCGCAGGTCTCGAGCGCGAGGTGCGTCAGGGTGGCCTCGACATGGTGCCGCTGGCATCGTTCGACGGTCCCGACTACGTCGCCCTCGGACACATCCACGGCCGTCAGCAGCTCAGCGAGCGGGTGCGCTACTCGGGCGCTCCGCTGCACTACAGCTTCGGCGAGCAGCACAAGCAGCGGGGCTCGTGGCTGGTCGACCTCGACGCCGGCGGGCTCGCAGGGGTCGAGTGGCTCGAGCTGCCTGTGCCCCGCGCACTCGTCACTCTCACCGGAACGCTCGACGAGATCCTCGCCGATGAGAACGCGGCCCATGCCGACGCGTGGGTGTGCGCGATCTACACCGACGCCGTGCCTCAGCACGAGCCGATGCGGCGGCTGCGCGAGCGGTTCCCGTTCTGCGCTCTGGTGCAGCATCAGCCCGCTGGGGCGGATGCTGCAGACGAGCGCTCCTATGCGCAGCGGCTGCGCACCGCGGTCAGCGACGTCGACCGCATCGAGGCGTTCCTCGAGCATGTACGCGGCGGGCACGGGGCGACCGATCGCGAAGCGCAGCTGATCCGCGAGGTGCTCGACGATCGCGTACGGGCCGAGGCGCTCGTCTGA
- a CDS encoding AAA family ATPase produces the protein MQLHRLEIEGFGPFRTRQTVDFDAFADDGIFLIAGRTGAGKSSILDAVCFGLYGGVPRYDSGDKRLRSDHSEPDEPTEVVVEFSTAGGRYRVTRAPAYERPAKRGGGLTTQAASALLQQLVDGEWIGLAARAVDVANELNDILQLTQEQFLQVILLAQNRFADFLLADSRERQALLRRLFGTERFSDYQARFDERRRAAEQALGGSRATVAARLDEAERIVTEAELWGDDADSAPATTDARIDVLRRAIARADYRVERFGTERDVAEKTLTLADSALADLREQRHAQSDRDRARVALAALEAQTAEIADATARRDRARVAESLRTLIAAASRASAARVIAAEAEESALAAFSIAEATGDGRAAAYREFASERTRESGAWQQAAELEASAATRAAELATAQAAVAQASGTLAALDAEREALPATIAELTAERDVARREGDRADTAADVVALAERQHAASREVERLTAAVASAASAESHASDAHARAQTVLSQLRRRRLDGYAGELATSLVDGQPCAVCGATEHPAPAEHADPVSADDIESAEAARDAAAVAERKASRALAELTAEHAAALERSAGLSVEEAGENLSQAVVARDAARQAALRAEQLGARLDDLQRDLGDLEQRRATASEILGGARTALSLIEQRIADSDAAVAAARGEHDSVADRLAEAQRDIALATAAADAIDAHAAAIEREGNANDELAAAVAGSVFDEVAEVEQALLSAAEVAALDDRITAHAVEIKKERALLLDLEMRMLPDEPLDLEPAEHAAQQARAAWQTAVDADSQARSVQKSLTATVDSAAREHAASAEAAREFEVLRSLADTLAGRSENTHRMTLETFVLAAELEEIVAAANVRLHDMSDGRYQLRHSDALAARGAASGLGIVVFDAFTGQTRPAKSLSGGETFLSSLALALGLAEVVTARAGGIRLDTLFIDEGFGSLDADTLDTAMRTLDELRQGGRTVGVISHVEAMQEQIPAQLTVRTLPDGHSVIDAPPGAS, from the coding sequence ATGCAGCTGCATCGCCTCGAGATCGAGGGGTTCGGTCCTTTCCGCACCCGACAGACGGTCGATTTCGATGCGTTCGCCGATGACGGCATCTTCCTGATCGCGGGGCGCACCGGCGCCGGAAAGTCGTCGATCCTCGACGCTGTGTGCTTCGGGCTCTACGGTGGCGTGCCGCGCTACGACAGCGGAGACAAGCGACTGCGCAGCGATCACTCCGAGCCCGACGAACCCACCGAAGTCGTGGTCGAGTTCAGCACGGCCGGCGGGCGATACCGCGTGACACGGGCACCCGCGTACGAACGCCCGGCCAAGCGCGGCGGCGGCTTGACCACTCAGGCGGCGTCCGCGCTGCTGCAGCAGCTCGTCGACGGCGAGTGGATCGGGCTGGCGGCTCGCGCCGTCGATGTCGCCAACGAGCTGAACGACATCCTGCAGCTCACGCAAGAGCAGTTCCTGCAGGTGATCCTGCTCGCGCAGAACCGATTCGCCGACTTCCTGCTCGCCGACAGCCGCGAACGCCAGGCCCTGCTGCGGCGCCTCTTCGGCACCGAGCGCTTCTCCGACTACCAGGCGCGATTCGACGAGCGTCGGCGCGCGGCCGAGCAGGCGCTCGGCGGCAGTCGTGCGACGGTGGCCGCCCGGCTAGACGAGGCCGAGCGTATCGTCACGGAGGCAGAGCTGTGGGGCGACGACGCCGATTCCGCGCCCGCGACGACGGACGCCCGGATCGATGTGCTCCGCCGCGCCATCGCTCGCGCCGACTACCGCGTCGAGCGCTTCGGTACCGAACGCGATGTGGCAGAGAAGACGCTCACGCTCGCGGATTCGGCGCTCGCCGATCTCAGAGAGCAGCGGCACGCGCAGTCCGATCGCGATCGGGCACGCGTCGCCCTGGCAGCACTGGAGGCGCAGACGGCCGAGATCGCGGATGCCACAGCGCGGCGGGACCGCGCGCGTGTGGCCGAATCGCTGCGCACGCTCATCGCCGCCGCCTCCCGAGCATCCGCAGCGCGGGTCATCGCCGCCGAGGCCGAGGAATCCGCCCTCGCCGCGTTCTCGATCGCAGAGGCGACCGGCGACGGCCGTGCGGCTGCGTACCGCGAGTTCGCGTCCGAGCGCACGCGCGAGAGCGGAGCATGGCAGCAGGCCGCCGAGCTGGAAGCCAGCGCCGCGACGCGCGCCGCCGAGCTGGCCACCGCGCAGGCGGCAGTGGCGCAGGCATCCGGGACCCTCGCCGCGCTCGATGCAGAGCGAGAGGCGCTGCCCGCCACCATCGCCGAGCTCACCGCTGAGCGCGACGTGGCGCGGCGGGAGGGTGACCGGGCCGACACCGCCGCAGATGTCGTCGCGCTCGCCGAGCGACAGCACGCCGCCTCTCGAGAGGTCGAACGGCTCACCGCCGCGGTGGCCTCAGCGGCATCCGCCGAGTCCCACGCGTCCGACGCGCACGCACGAGCGCAGACCGTGCTGTCGCAGCTGCGCCGGCGCCGCCTCGACGGCTACGCCGGTGAGCTCGCGACCTCCCTCGTCGACGGTCAGCCGTGCGCGGTGTGCGGCGCGACCGAGCACCCGGCGCCGGCCGAGCACGCCGACCCCGTTTCCGCTGACGACATCGAGTCTGCCGAGGCTGCGCGGGACGCGGCCGCCGTCGCCGAGCGGAAGGCGTCGCGCGCCCTTGCAGAGCTCACCGCCGAGCACGCTGCCGCACTCGAGCGATCGGCCGGGCTCAGCGTCGAGGAGGCCGGCGAGAATCTCTCTCAGGCCGTGGTCGCTCGCGACGCCGCTCGGCAGGCGGCGCTCCGAGCCGAGCAGCTCGGAGCCCGACTCGACGATCTGCAGCGCGACCTCGGCGATCTCGAGCAGCGCCGCGCCACAGCGTCCGAAATCCTCGGCGGGGCGCGCACCGCGCTCTCGCTGATCGAGCAGCGCATCGCCGATTCCGACGCAGCCGTGGCGGCAGCCCGCGGCGAGCACGACAGCGTCGCCGACCGCCTTGCCGAAGCGCAGCGCGACATCGCTCTCGCGACGGCGGCAGCCGACGCGATCGACGCGCACGCGGCTGCGATCGAGCGCGAAGGGAACGCGAACGACGAGCTCGCGGCGGCCGTCGCCGGGTCGGTCTTCGACGAGGTCGCCGAGGTCGAGCAGGCGCTGCTCAGCGCCGCCGAGGTCGCTGCGCTCGACGATCGCATCACCGCGCACGCGGTCGAGATCAAGAAAGAGCGCGCCCTGCTGCTCGACCTCGAGATGCGCATGCTGCCAGATGAGCCGCTCGACCTCGAGCCGGCCGAGCATGCCGCGCAGCAGGCGCGGGCCGCGTGGCAGACCGCCGTCGACGCCGACAGCCAGGCCCGCAGCGTGCAGAAGAGCCTCACCGCGACCGTCGACTCGGCTGCTCGCGAGCACGCCGCATCCGCCGAAGCGGCGCGCGAGTTCGAGGTGCTGCGCTCGCTCGCCGACACGCTCGCCGGTCGCTCGGAGAATACGCACCGGATGACCCTCGAGACCTTCGTGCTCGCCGCCGAGCTCGAAGAGATCGTCGCGGCGGCCAACGTGCGCCTGCACGACATGTCTGACGGCCGCTATCAGCTGCGCCACTCCGACGCGCTCGCGGCTCGAGGCGCGGCATCGGGCCTCGGCATCGTCGTCTTCGACGCCTTCACCGGCCAGACCCGGCCGGCGAAGTCGCTCTCGGGCGGCGAGACGTTCCTGTCGTCGCTCGCGCTCGCCCTCGGCCTCGCCGAGGTGGTCACGGCGCGCGCCGGGGGCATCCGGCTCGACACGCTCTTCATCGACGAGGGATTCGGATCACTCGACGCCGACACGCTCGATACCGCGATGCGCACCCTCGACGAGCTGCGTCAGGGGGGTCGCACGGTCGGCGTGATCAGCCACGTCGAGGCGATGCAGGAGCAGATCCCCGCTCAGCTGACGGTGCGCACGCTGCCAGACGGTCACAGCGTCATCGACGCTCCACCCGGCGCGAGCTGA
- a CDS encoding nucleoside phosphorylase: MRLLVAALASELQAFPAELPGFDRLVTGPGKLMAAYGLTRALDAKRYDEIVVVGTAGAVDDSVESGIYDVSAAIQHDVQDLDGVIGQHVSLPSRVETGRDGVTIATGDIFVDDADAVARIRDLGGVLVDMETFSFIWVAQKFEVPIRVMRVVSDRAQDGATQVWDDVVAACSAQLWEHMQREYAV; the protein is encoded by the coding sequence GTGAGACTTCTCGTCGCCGCCCTGGCATCCGAACTTCAGGCCTTTCCCGCAGAGCTCCCCGGCTTCGACCGGCTGGTCACCGGCCCCGGCAAGCTGATGGCCGCCTACGGCCTGACCCGGGCGCTCGACGCGAAGCGCTACGACGAGATCGTCGTGGTGGGCACGGCCGGCGCCGTCGACGACTCGGTCGAGTCGGGCATCTACGACGTGAGCGCAGCGATCCAGCATGACGTGCAGGACCTCGACGGCGTGATCGGACAGCACGTGTCGCTGCCGTCGCGCGTCGAGACGGGGCGCGACGGCGTGACCATCGCGACCGGCGACATCTTCGTCGACGATGCCGACGCGGTGGCGCGCATCCGCGATCTCGGCGGAGTGCTGGTCGACATGGAGACCTTCTCGTTCATCTGGGTCGCGCAGAAGTTCGAGGTGCCGATCCGCGTGATGCGTGTGGTCTCGGACCGCGCGCAGGACGGGGCGACCCAGGTGTGGGACGACGTCGTCGCCGCGTGCAGCGCCCAGCTGTGGGAGCACATGCAGCGGGAGTACGCGGTCTGA
- the nadE gene encoding ammonia-dependent NAD(+) synthetase — protein sequence MSMQQQIIHDLGVKPEIDPAAENEKRIGFLVDYLRATGARGLVLGISGGQDSTLAGRLAQLAVERVRAEGGEATFLAVRLPFRVQADAADAESAIDFVAADRSVTINIQNGVDGIERDLEEGLGESITDFNRGNIKARLRMVVQYALGGHDGLLVIGTDHAAEAVTGFYTKFGDGAADLLPLSGLNKRQGRAMLKQLGAPEHLYMKVPTADLLDGVPGRPDEDELGLTYEQIDDYLEGKEIAAEAAAIIEQKYQASRHKRHLPVTPADDWWR from the coding sequence ATGAGCATGCAGCAGCAGATCATCCACGACCTCGGCGTGAAGCCCGAGATCGACCCCGCGGCCGAGAACGAGAAGAGGATCGGATTTCTCGTCGACTACCTGCGCGCGACTGGCGCGAGGGGTCTGGTGCTCGGCATCTCGGGCGGGCAGGACTCGACCCTCGCCGGCCGTCTCGCGCAGCTCGCCGTCGAGCGCGTGCGAGCCGAGGGCGGCGAGGCCACGTTCCTGGCGGTGCGGCTGCCGTTCCGCGTACAGGCGGATGCCGCTGACGCCGAGTCGGCGATCGACTTCGTCGCGGCCGACCGCTCGGTGACGATCAACATCCAGAACGGCGTCGACGGTATCGAGCGCGACCTCGAGGAGGGGCTCGGCGAGAGCATCACCGACTTCAACCGCGGCAACATCAAGGCGCGACTGCGGATGGTCGTGCAGTACGCGCTCGGCGGCCACGACGGTCTGCTCGTGATCGGCACGGATCACGCGGCAGAGGCAGTGACCGGCTTCTACACGAAGTTCGGCGACGGCGCTGCCGATCTGCTGCCGCTCTCAGGGCTCAACAAGCGGCAGGGACGCGCGATGCTCAAGCAGCTCGGGGCCCCGGAGCATCTGTACATGAAGGTGCCCACAGCCGACCTGCTCGACGGCGTACCAGGCCGGCCGGACGAGGACGAGCTGGGACTGACCTACGAGCAGATCGACGACTACCTCGAGGGCAAGGAGATCGCGGCCGAGGCCGCGGCGATCATCGAGCAGAAGTATCAGGCATCCCGTCACAAGAGGCACCTGCCGGTCACCCCCGCCGACGACTGGTGGCGCTGA